GAAGATATATTACCAATATAATCGTCCGATTCGTTTGCTTCCATATAAATGTACGTTTTTCCTTTATATTGTGCACTTCTGTATGgaacatatttatttgatgATTTCTCTGTAGGTATACT
This DNA window, taken from Plasmodium gaboni strain SY75 chromosome Unknown, whole genome shotgun sequence, encodes the following:
- a CDS encoding putative EMP1-like protein, with the protein product KKPKIPTTKLFRVIDIPQNDYSIPTEKSSNKYVPYRSAQYKGKTYIYMEANESDDYIGNISS